A single Triticum dicoccoides isolate Atlit2015 ecotype Zavitan chromosome 2A, WEW_v2.0, whole genome shotgun sequence DNA region contains:
- the LOC119358518 gene encoding F-box protein At5g03970-like encodes MTASLGPRCRPCSPAAGPLEDEDLLCEILLRLPPQPSSLPRASAVCKRWRRLVSDPDFSRRFCHHHRRNPPVLGLFIRGGDGIPFEPTLDAPNRVPPGRFSLPRRDGAIFISLGCRHGLVLILNIRPIQVLVWDPINGKQHRLDIPTWFLTHGTKSMNGAVLRDARDIQQFHVVLTVVDNVDEQNRRALACVYSSETGIWGDLISAPVPSKVPTSLLISDDATMVCTIRPGVLLGDSLYWILSGNFAGILNFDLKKQSLAVIQVPRHILQNGFYNSWIVRAEGGGLGLLWKIDHSFQLWKRKTDCDAVVSWVLERTIELNNLLPLCAIWSQIILGFAEENNAVFVWTDGLLFMVHLDSLQFKELCEPRTISYYHPFESVYTPGNSMPSHIH; translated from the coding sequence ATGACGGCCAGCCTCGGACCCCGCTGCCGTCCCTGCTCGCCGGCGGCCGGTCCACTGGAGGACGAAGACCTGCTCTGCGAGATCCTACTCCGCCTCCCTCCGCAGCCCTCTTCCCTCCCGCGCGCCTCCGCCGTCTGCAAGCGCTGGCGCCGCCTCGTCTCCGACCCCGACTTCTCCCGCCGCTtctgccaccaccaccgccgaaACCCTCCGGTCCTTGGCTTGTTCATCCGAGGCGGCGACGGCATCCCCTTCGAACCTACTCTCGATGCCCCCAATCGTGTCCCGCCTGGGCGCTTCTCCTTGCCGCGCCGCGACGGCGCCATTTTCATCTCCCTTGGATGCCGCCATGGCCTCGTACTCATCTTAAACATACGGCCGATCCAGGTCCTAGTGTGGGATCCCATCAATGGCAAACAGCACCGCCTTGACATACCCACATGGTTTCTGACGCATGGGACCAAGTCCATGAATGGAGCAGTGCTTCGTGATGCCCGAGATATCCAACAATTTCATGTGGTCTTGACAGTGGTAGACAACGTCGACGAACAAAACAGACGGGCGCTCGCCTGTGTTTACTCGTCCGAGACCGGCATATGGGGTGATCTTATATCAGCACCGGTCCCATCCAAGGTTCCCACCTCGCTTCTTATAAGTGATGATGCCACCATGGTTTGTACCATAAGGCCCGGTGTGCTTCTTGGGGATTCACTTTACTGGATTCTTAGTGGGAATTTTGCTGGAATTCTCAACTTTGATTTGAAGAAGCAAAGCCTAGCTGTGATACAGGTGCCACGACATATACTTCAAAATGGGTTTTACAACTCCTGGATTGTGCGGGCAGAGGGTGGTGGCCTCGGTTTACTCTGGAAAATCGACCATAGTTTCCAATTGTGGAAGAGAAAGACTGATTGTGATGCTGTTGTTTCATGGGTTCTTGAAAGAACTATTGAACTCAATAATCTACTTCCCCTCTGTGCAATATGGAGCCAAATAATTCTAGGGTTCGCCGAGGAGAATAATGCGGTGTTCGTGTGGACAGACGGCCTCCTCTTTATGGTTCATCTTGATTCATTGCAGTTCAAGGAACTTTGCGAGCCCAGAACCATTTCTTACTATCATCCATTCGAAAGTGTCTACACTCCAGGTAATAGCATGCCTTCACATATAcactaa
- the LOC119352546 gene encoding uncharacterized protein LOC119352546 produces the protein MSRSSSPISTGASVAGVVQPSPRETETETEAPHLSPQFARMLLLELKLQEERLNHGRRTEYGKRSSSVPGCCWRRPCTGGGGTQARSAAAGGGEESAAAQARPAAGGHAEVGESAGVRYKVDRQD, from the exons ATGTCCCGCTCGTCCTCCCCCATCTCCACCGGAGCATCCGTCGCCGGCGTCGTCCAGCCTTCTCCGCgtgaaactgaaactgaaactgaagCCCCTCATCTCTCGCCGCAGTTTGCAAG GATGTTGTTGTTGGAGCTCAAGCTGCAGGAGGAGCGGCTCAACCACGGGAGGAGAACAGAGTACGGCAAGAGGAGCTCAAGCGTGCCCGGCTGCTGCTGGAGGAGACCATGTACTGGAGGAGGAGGAACTCAAGCGCGCTCAGCTGCTGCAGGCGGAGGAGAAGAGAGTGCTGCAGCTCAAGCACGCCCAGCTGCAGGAGGCCATGCTGAAGTCGGTGAAAGCGCTGGAGTCCGTTACAAGGTCGATAGACAAGATTAA